A window from Pongo abelii isolate AG06213 chromosome 6, NHGRI_mPonAbe1-v2.0_pri, whole genome shotgun sequence encodes these proteins:
- the LOC129060481 gene encoding WW domain-binding protein 11-like, whose product MIHLECGSGWCAAQGTPVRDCGDAGSPACLPSPAGSGPKGSRRPPSIPASCPRARVPLAEVRPDALPPQRPLSPELAEIRCPSGSCRIPPRWRDPFPLATGVPRCPESCAPGRVVLGSSTLARFRKDPLSSLLPPPRRLGALRSVLFSGVAACPSGLLPPSPYPTRLSSPAP is encoded by the exons ATGATTCACCTTGAATGTGGCTCCGGTTGGTGCGCGGCGCAGGGCACGCCCGTCCGGGACTGCGGAGACGCCGGGAGCCCCGCCTGCTTGCCCAGCCCGGCCGGGTCTGGCCCCAAGGGGTCCCGCCGCCCGCCTTCTATCCCCGCCTCCTGCCCTCGGGCTAGGGTGCCGCTAGCCGAGGTGCGCCCGGACGCCCTGCCACCCCAGCGCCCTCTGAGCCCGGAGCTAGCCGAG ATCCGATGTCCGTCTGGCAGTTGCCGCATTCCCCCTCGCTGGAGAGATCCCTTCCCCCTCGCCACCGGCGTCCCACGCTGCCCGGAGTCGTGCGCCCCGGGACGGGTAGTTTTGGGTTCCTCGACGTTGGCCAGGTTTAGGAAAGACCCGCTGTCTTCCTTGCTGCCCCCACCTAGGAGACTCGGCGCCTTGCGCTCCGTCCTTTTTTCTGGTGTCGCGGCTTGTCCCTCTGGCTTGCTCCCTCCTAGTCCCTACCCCACACGGCTCTCTTCGCCAGCTCCATGA
- the LOC129060480 gene encoding uncharacterized protein LOC129060480, whose translation MALREGRAGPGAGGAVKPSWSHSLCTPSSPRAAAPEPQGLRPAARSRAARAPVLPALGPRYPSRPPPPAARRRLLFRWPGRGLPWQTCHPTPRKRAAGSRLPFVPPLGSALRRRPLSRGSRGLGPGRARFKFRPCCSFRTRAVFAWLLWCGLRAELRGSGAPSLEPAQARCGGASQVCARLRKAPEGENPASQVADSRAASLSSTGAHHPPPVTQ comes from the exons ATGGCGCTGCGCGAGGGGCGGGCGGGGCCCGGGGCGGGGGGGGCGGTAAAACCCTCCTGGAGTCATTCTCTGTGCACTCCGTCGAGCCCCCGCGCAGCTGCGCCGGAGCCGCAGGGCCTCCGTCCAGCCGCGCGGTCCCGGGCAGCCCGCGCCCCCGTTCTTCCGGCCCTCGGGCCCCGGTACCCCTCCAGACCTCCCCCGCCTGCCGCGCGGAGGCGGCTCCTCTTCAGGTGGCCGGGCCGGGGCCTTCCCTGGCAGACCTGTCACCCGACACCCAGGAAGCGCGCGGCCGGGTCCCGGCTCCCCTTTGTTCCCCCGCTGGGCTCGGCGCTCCGGCGCCGCCCCCTCTCGCGGGGCAGCAGAGGTTTGGGCCCGGGCCGGGCGCGCTTCAAGTTCCGTCCATGCTGCTCTTTCCGAACCCGGGCCGTTTTTGCCTGGCTTCTCTGGTGTGGACTCCGCGCTGAGCTGAGAGGCAGCGGTGCGCCAAGCCTGGAGCCGGCGCAG gcGAGGTGCGGCGGCGCCTCCCAGGTTTGCGCCCGTCTTCGCAAAGCTCCTGAGGGCGAAAATCCTGCTAGCCAGGTGGCGGATTCTCGGGCCGCGTCACTCAGCTCTACGGGTGCGCATCACCCTCCACCTGTCACCCAGTGA